A part of Vulpes vulpes isolate BD-2025 chromosome 15, VulVul3, whole genome shotgun sequence genomic DNA contains:
- the JMJD7 gene encoding bifunctional peptidase and (3S)-lysyl hydroxylase JMJD7 isoform X1: MPASGAGGRRRGLSPAAGFAGVRRTRGRSLGGRGLAAAAASWRRRPWTRCGGSYENSRPPPGSSVCLLLCPTWTSPPLHCTSTETGSAPIGPASSVTPCSTGQPCRSGPSLISVGSTEVSVAVTPDGYADAVRGNRFVMPAERRLPLSCVLDVLEGQAQHPGVLYVQKQCSNLPTELPQLLSDVEPHVPWASEALGKMPDAVNFWLGEAAAVTSLHKDHYENLYCVVSGEKRFLLHPPSDRPFIPYELYTPATYQLTQEGSFKMVDEEAMEKVPWIPLDPLAPDLARYPSYSQARALCCTVQAGEILYLPALWFHHVQQSHGCIAVNYWYDMEYDLKYSYFQLLDSLTKASGLD; the protein is encoded by the exons ATGCCAGCGAGTGGGGCGGGCGGGAGAAGGCGCGGCCTCTCGCCGGCGGCGGGATTCGCTGGGGTTCGCAGGACCCGGGGGCGGAGcctcggggggcggggcctcgcggcggcggcggcgtcatGGCGGAGGCGGCCTTGGACGCGGTGCGGAGGGAGTTACGAGAATTCCCGGCCGCCGCCAGGG aGCTCAGTGTGCCTCTTGCTGTGCCCTACCTGGACGAGCCCCCCACTCCACTGCACTTCTACCGAGACTGGGTCTGCCCCAATAGGCCCTGCATCATCCGTAACGCCCTGCAGCACTGGCCAGCCCTGCAGAAGTGGTCCTTCCCTTATCTCAG TGGGCTCCACAGAGGTGAGTGTGGCTGTGACCCCAGATGGTTATGCAGATGCTGTACGAGGGAATCGCTTTGTGATGCCTGCTGAGCGCCGCCTGCCCCTGAGCTGCGTGCTGGATGTGCTCGAGGGCCAGGCCCAGCACCCGGGAGTCCTCTATGTGCAGAAGCAGTGTTCCAACTTGCCTACCGAGCTGCCCCAGCTGCTGTCTGATGTAGAGCCCCACGTGCCCTGGGCCTCTGAGGCACTAG GAAAGATGCCTGATGCTGTGAACTTCTGGCTAGGAGAGGCGGCTGCAGTGACATCTT TACATAAGGACCACTACGAAAACCTCTACTGTGTGGTCTCAGGGGAGAAACGCTTCCTGCTACATCCACCCAGCGACCGGCCCTTCATCCCCTATG AGCTGTACACACCAGCAACATACCAGCTAACCCAGGAGGGCTCCTTTAAGATGGTGGATGAAGAAGCCATGGAGAAG GTACCCTGGATCCCACTGGACCCACTGGCTCCAGATCTGGCCCGGTACCCCAGTTACAGTCAGGCCCGGGCCCTTTGCTGCACGGTGCAGGCCGGTGAGATTCTCTACCTGCCGGCCCTGTGGTTCCACCACGTGCAGCAGTCCCATGGTTGCATTGCTG TGAACTACTGGTATGACATGGAGTATGACCTTAAGTACAGTTACTTCCAGCTGCTTGACTCCCTTACTAAGGCCTCCGGCCTCGACTGA
- the JMJD7 gene encoding bifunctional peptidase and (3S)-lysyl hydroxylase JMJD7 isoform X2 translates to MPASGAGGRRRGLSPAAGFAGVRRTRGRSLGGRGLAAAAASWRRRPWTRCGGSYENSRPPPGSSVCLLLCPTWTSPPLHCTSTETGSAPIGPASSVTPCSTGQPCRSGPSLISDGYADAVRGNRFVMPAERRLPLSCVLDVLEGQAQHPGVLYVQKQCSNLPTELPQLLSDVEPHVPWASEALGKMPDAVNFWLGEAAAVTSLHKDHYENLYCVVSGEKRFLLHPPSDRPFIPYELYTPATYQLTQEGSFKMVDEEAMEKVPWIPLDPLAPDLARYPSYSQARALCCTVQAGEILYLPALWFHHVQQSHGCIAVNYWYDMEYDLKYSYFQLLDSLTKASGLD, encoded by the exons ATGCCAGCGAGTGGGGCGGGCGGGAGAAGGCGCGGCCTCTCGCCGGCGGCGGGATTCGCTGGGGTTCGCAGGACCCGGGGGCGGAGcctcggggggcggggcctcgcggcggcggcggcgtcatGGCGGAGGCGGCCTTGGACGCGGTGCGGAGGGAGTTACGAGAATTCCCGGCCGCCGCCAGGG aGCTCAGTGTGCCTCTTGCTGTGCCCTACCTGGACGAGCCCCCCACTCCACTGCACTTCTACCGAGACTGGGTCTGCCCCAATAGGCCCTGCATCATCCGTAACGCCCTGCAGCACTGGCCAGCCCTGCAGAAGTGGTCCTTCCCTTATCTCAG ATGGTTATGCAGATGCTGTACGAGGGAATCGCTTTGTGATGCCTGCTGAGCGCCGCCTGCCCCTGAGCTGCGTGCTGGATGTGCTCGAGGGCCAGGCCCAGCACCCGGGAGTCCTCTATGTGCAGAAGCAGTGTTCCAACTTGCCTACCGAGCTGCCCCAGCTGCTGTCTGATGTAGAGCCCCACGTGCCCTGGGCCTCTGAGGCACTAG GAAAGATGCCTGATGCTGTGAACTTCTGGCTAGGAGAGGCGGCTGCAGTGACATCTT TACATAAGGACCACTACGAAAACCTCTACTGTGTGGTCTCAGGGGAGAAACGCTTCCTGCTACATCCACCCAGCGACCGGCCCTTCATCCCCTATG AGCTGTACACACCAGCAACATACCAGCTAACCCAGGAGGGCTCCTTTAAGATGGTGGATGAAGAAGCCATGGAGAAG GTACCCTGGATCCCACTGGACCCACTGGCTCCAGATCTGGCCCGGTACCCCAGTTACAGTCAGGCCCGGGCCCTTTGCTGCACGGTGCAGGCCGGTGAGATTCTCTACCTGCCGGCCCTGTGGTTCCACCACGTGCAGCAGTCCCATGGTTGCATTGCTG TGAACTACTGGTATGACATGGAGTATGACCTTAAGTACAGTTACTTCCAGCTGCTTGACTCCCTTACTAAGGCCTCCGGCCTCGACTGA
- the JMJD7 gene encoding bifunctional peptidase and (3S)-lysyl hydroxylase JMJD7 isoform X3, translating into MPASGAGGRRRGLSPAAGFAGVRRTRGRSLGGRGLAAAAASWRRRPWTRCGGSYENSRPPPGSSVCLLLCPTWTSPPLHCTSTETGSAPIGPASSVTPCSTGQPCRSGPSLISDAVRGNRFVMPAERRLPLSCVLDVLEGQAQHPGVLYVQKQCSNLPTELPQLLSDVEPHVPWASEALGKMPDAVNFWLGEAAAVTSLHKDHYENLYCVVSGEKRFLLHPPSDRPFIPYELYTPATYQLTQEGSFKMVDEEAMEKVPWIPLDPLAPDLARYPSYSQARALCCTVQAGEILYLPALWFHHVQQSHGCIAVNYWYDMEYDLKYSYFQLLDSLTKASGLD; encoded by the exons ATGCCAGCGAGTGGGGCGGGCGGGAGAAGGCGCGGCCTCTCGCCGGCGGCGGGATTCGCTGGGGTTCGCAGGACCCGGGGGCGGAGcctcggggggcggggcctcgcggcggcggcggcgtcatGGCGGAGGCGGCCTTGGACGCGGTGCGGAGGGAGTTACGAGAATTCCCGGCCGCCGCCAGGG aGCTCAGTGTGCCTCTTGCTGTGCCCTACCTGGACGAGCCCCCCACTCCACTGCACTTCTACCGAGACTGGGTCTGCCCCAATAGGCCCTGCATCATCCGTAACGCCCTGCAGCACTGGCCAGCCCTGCAGAAGTGGTCCTTCCCTTATCTCAG ATGCTGTACGAGGGAATCGCTTTGTGATGCCTGCTGAGCGCCGCCTGCCCCTGAGCTGCGTGCTGGATGTGCTCGAGGGCCAGGCCCAGCACCCGGGAGTCCTCTATGTGCAGAAGCAGTGTTCCAACTTGCCTACCGAGCTGCCCCAGCTGCTGTCTGATGTAGAGCCCCACGTGCCCTGGGCCTCTGAGGCACTAG GAAAGATGCCTGATGCTGTGAACTTCTGGCTAGGAGAGGCGGCTGCAGTGACATCTT TACATAAGGACCACTACGAAAACCTCTACTGTGTGGTCTCAGGGGAGAAACGCTTCCTGCTACATCCACCCAGCGACCGGCCCTTCATCCCCTATG AGCTGTACACACCAGCAACATACCAGCTAACCCAGGAGGGCTCCTTTAAGATGGTGGATGAAGAAGCCATGGAGAAG GTACCCTGGATCCCACTGGACCCACTGGCTCCAGATCTGGCCCGGTACCCCAGTTACAGTCAGGCCCGGGCCCTTTGCTGCACGGTGCAGGCCGGTGAGATTCTCTACCTGCCGGCCCTGTGGTTCCACCACGTGCAGCAGTCCCATGGTTGCATTGCTG TGAACTACTGGTATGACATGGAGTATGACCTTAAGTACAGTTACTTCCAGCTGCTTGACTCCCTTACTAAGGCCTCCGGCCTCGACTGA
- the JMJD7 gene encoding bifunctional peptidase and (3S)-lysyl hydroxylase JMJD7 isoform X4 has protein sequence MAEAALDAVRRELREFPAAARELSVPLAVPYLDEPPTPLHFYRDWVCPNRPCIIRNALQHWPALQKWSFPYLRATVGSTEVSVAVTPDGYADAVRGNRFVMPAERRLPLSCVLDVLEGQAQHPGVLYVQKQCSNLPTELPQLLSDVEPHVPWASEALGKMPDAVNFWLGEAAAVTSLHKDHYENLYCVVSGEKRFLLHPPSDRPFIPYELYTPATYQLTQEGSFKMVDEEAMEKVPWIPLDPLAPDLARYPSYSQARALCCTVQAGEILYLPALWFHHVQQSHGCIAVNYWYDMEYDLKYSYFQLLDSLTKASGLD, from the exons atGGCGGAGGCGGCCTTGGACGCGGTGCGGAGGGAGTTACGAGAATTCCCGGCCGCCGCCAGGG aGCTCAGTGTGCCTCTTGCTGTGCCCTACCTGGACGAGCCCCCCACTCCACTGCACTTCTACCGAGACTGGGTCTGCCCCAATAGGCCCTGCATCATCCGTAACGCCCTGCAGCACTGGCCAGCCCTGCAGAAGTGGTCCTTCCCTTATCTCAG AGCCACAGTGGGCTCCACAGAGGTGAGTGTGGCTGTGACCCCAGATGGTTATGCAGATGCTGTACGAGGGAATCGCTTTGTGATGCCTGCTGAGCGCCGCCTGCCCCTGAGCTGCGTGCTGGATGTGCTCGAGGGCCAGGCCCAGCACCCGGGAGTCCTCTATGTGCAGAAGCAGTGTTCCAACTTGCCTACCGAGCTGCCCCAGCTGCTGTCTGATGTAGAGCCCCACGTGCCCTGGGCCTCTGAGGCACTAG GAAAGATGCCTGATGCTGTGAACTTCTGGCTAGGAGAGGCGGCTGCAGTGACATCTT TACATAAGGACCACTACGAAAACCTCTACTGTGTGGTCTCAGGGGAGAAACGCTTCCTGCTACATCCACCCAGCGACCGGCCCTTCATCCCCTATG AGCTGTACACACCAGCAACATACCAGCTAACCCAGGAGGGCTCCTTTAAGATGGTGGATGAAGAAGCCATGGAGAAG GTACCCTGGATCCCACTGGACCCACTGGCTCCAGATCTGGCCCGGTACCCCAGTTACAGTCAGGCCCGGGCCCTTTGCTGCACGGTGCAGGCCGGTGAGATTCTCTACCTGCCGGCCCTGTGGTTCCACCACGTGCAGCAGTCCCATGGTTGCATTGCTG TGAACTACTGGTATGACATGGAGTATGACCTTAAGTACAGTTACTTCCAGCTGCTTGACTCCCTTACTAAGGCCTCCGGCCTCGACTGA